The proteins below are encoded in one region of Alistipes indistinctus YIT 12060:
- a CDS encoding MotA/TolQ/ExbB proton channel family protein, with translation MSMLLQATEAVAETTEKAQTMGLGELFLAGGWLMWPLLALGGLTIFIFCERFWAIKQASVMDVNFMNRIRDLIYEGKIAAAVQLCRSSSTPISHMIEKGIERIGRPLSDVNTSIENVANLEVSKLERGLPFLAMIAGGAPMIGFLGTVLGMVQAFMNMAAASGTVDMSILASGMYVAMVTTVGGLMVGIPAYFGYSYLVARIERLVFQMEANSIAFMDILNQPVEQ, from the coding sequence ATGAGTATGTTATTGCAAGCGACTGAGGCGGTAGCCGAAACGACTGAAAAAGCCCAAACGATGGGGCTCGGTGAACTTTTCCTGGCCGGCGGTTGGCTGATGTGGCCGCTGCTGGCGCTGGGCGGACTGACGATCTTCATCTTCTGCGAGCGCTTCTGGGCGATCAAGCAGGCTTCGGTGATGGACGTCAACTTCATGAACCGTATCCGCGACCTGATTTACGAGGGTAAGATCGCTGCCGCCGTGCAACTGTGCCGTTCGAGCAGTACGCCCATTTCGCATATGATCGAAAAGGGTATCGAGCGGATCGGCCGTCCGCTGAGCGATGTGAATACGTCGATCGAAAACGTGGCGAACCTCGAGGTGTCGAAACTCGAGCGCGGGCTGCCGTTCCTGGCGATGATCGCCGGCGGTGCGCCGATGATCGGTTTCCTCGGTACCGTGCTTGGTATGGTACAGGCCTTTATGAACATGGCTGCGGCCAGCGGGACGGTCGATATGAGTATCCTGGCCAGCGGAATGTACGTGGCGATGGTTACGACTGTCGGCGGTCTGATGGTCGGTATCCCGGCCTATTTCGGTTACAGTTACCTGGTGGCGCGCATCGAGCGGCTCGTATTCCAGATGGAGGCCAATTCGATCGCCTTTATGGATATCCTCAACCAGCCGGTTGAGCAGTAA
- a CDS encoding ExbD/TolR family protein, whose translation MAIKRGTKVDPSTSASSMTDLMFQLLLFMLISTTLINPNALKLMLPKSSNQLKEKPYTTVSITKDLNYYVEMEPVSLDGLERALQAKMQGAEDPTVSLHCDKSVPVDEVVKVMNIAKNNKYKLILATSPN comes from the coding sequence ATGGCAATTAAAAGAGGTACGAAAGTCGATCCGTCGACCAGCGCTTCATCCATGACGGACCTGATGTTCCAGCTGCTGTTGTTCATGCTGATCTCGACGACGCTGATCAATCCCAATGCGCTGAAGCTGATGCTGCCCAAAAGCTCGAACCAGCTCAAGGAGAAGCCCTATACGACGGTGTCGATCACCAAGGACCTGAACTATTACGTCGAGATGGAACCCGTTTCGCTCGATGGCCTCGAAAGAGCGTTGCAGGCCAAGATGCAGGGGGCCGAGGATCCTACCGTATCGCTGCATTGCGACAAAAGCGTGCCGGTGGATGAAGTGGTCAAGGTGATGAATATCGCCAAGAATAACAAATACAAGCTGATTCTCGCGACCAGTCCCAATTGA
- a CDS encoding TonB family protein, with translation MIYFYQQEENRTTGRVIGGVATLLYFIVLVLLFLLVKFHQQEVTAAEGGLMINFGNVDEAAPGADMALNDEIADARQQEQQTPKVESEEEQMTQDFEEAPAIKKEAKKKVEKPKEEKKVTPQPKPNPQPPAEKPREVNRKALFPGRTAGSTAASDGTGKGAGNQGNLAGAANGSFDGSGTGTGGTGPGSGAPGTGGQASLSGRTLASALPRPDYGARDEGRVVVEILVDRNGRVTSAAYRSSGSTTNNSTLVAAALRAARNARFNVDDNAPLSQRGTITYNFRMQ, from the coding sequence GTGATCTACTTTTATCAACAGGAGGAGAATCGGACGACCGGACGCGTGATCGGCGGCGTGGCCACGCTGCTCTATTTCATTGTGCTGGTGTTGTTGTTTCTGTTGGTGAAGTTCCACCAGCAGGAGGTGACTGCGGCCGAAGGCGGCCTGATGATCAACTTCGGCAATGTCGATGAGGCCGCACCGGGCGCCGATATGGCGCTCAACGACGAGATTGCCGATGCGCGCCAGCAGGAGCAGCAGACCCCGAAAGTCGAAAGCGAGGAGGAGCAGATGACGCAGGACTTCGAGGAGGCTCCCGCGATTAAAAAAGAGGCGAAAAAGAAGGTAGAGAAACCCAAAGAAGAGAAGAAAGTCACTCCGCAACCCAAGCCCAATCCGCAGCCGCCGGCCGAAAAACCGCGCGAAGTGAACCGCAAAGCGCTGTTCCCGGGCCGTACGGCGGGCAGTACCGCTGCGAGCGACGGTACCGGGAAAGGGGCAGGCAATCAGGGTAACCTAGCGGGTGCGGCGAACGGCAGTTTCGACGGATCGGGTACCGGAACCGGCGGTACGGGACCCGGCAGCGGCGCCCCGGGTACGGGGGGGCAGGCGAGTTTGTCAGGCCGCACGCTGGCATCGGCATTGCCGCGTCCCGATTACGGGGCACGCGACGAAGGACGCGTGGTGGTCGAAATTCTCGTCGACCGTAACGGTCGCGTGACTTCGGCGGCATACCGTTCGTCCGGTTCGACGACCAACAACAGTACGCTGGTCGCTGCCGCGCTACGGGCTGCGCGCAACGCCCGTTTCAATGTCGACGACAATGCCCCGCTTTCACAGCGCGGCACGATCACCTACAATTTCCGGATGCAATAG
- a CDS encoding DUF1573 domain-containing protein yields the protein MKRLSLILLLLFAAWGGLRAQPALTLLQKGYDLGSIPEDGGTVSRVYTFRNSGNAPLVVVRAETSCTCTKADISKKPVMPGQEGTVTVTYNPRRQHGAFNKAISIYTNVPGARYVVTLRGEVTVR from the coding sequence ATGAAACGTCTTTCGCTGATTCTTTTGTTGCTGTTCGCCGCATGGGGCGGTTTGCGGGCGCAGCCTGCACTGACCCTGTTGCAAAAAGGGTATGACCTCGGCTCTATTCCCGAGGATGGCGGTACGGTGAGCCGGGTTTATACGTTCCGTAACAGCGGAAATGCCCCGCTCGTGGTCGTCCGGGCCGAAACGTCGTGTACCTGCACGAAAGCCGACATTTCGAAAAAACCGGTCATGCCCGGCCAGGAGGGGACGGTTACCGTCACCTACAATCCCCGCCGTCAGCACGGTGCGTTCAACAAGGCGATCAGTATCTATACGAATGTGCCCGGTGCGCGCTATGTCGTGACGCTGCGCGGTGAAGTGACCGTGCGTTGA
- a CDS encoding amidohydrolase translates to MNILIAGCTVLPMTASEADAHKYFTGNIGIADGRIAFAGADPQQAAAFRARCGTSLREIDGRGKVAMPGLVNLHNHVSMSLMRSYADDMPLMPWLTEKIWPFEAKLDGEDIYLGARLGIAEMLLGGTTTFVDMYWHSDRVADAVTETGIRGVVCPTFVGASYDAFEPEALRMAEKYASGGHDRVQIMLAPHAPYTCPPETLKKTLKIAEQYGLGIQIHISETLDEQQTIREQYGKTPVEHLRDVGLFERPVLAAHCVYVNDSDIEIMARYGVSVAHNPQSNMKLASGIAPVVQMLAAGVNVGIGTDGPSSNNDLDMWEEMRTASLLQKVATADPCSLSAYRTLQMATVHGAKAIGREGELGVIVPGALADLLLVDMERPHLSPRNDLIANLAYCGKASDVDTVFVGGEIVVEGGRLLTSDVRALCREAGERVAEIKQRG, encoded by the coding sequence ATGAATATATTGATTGCCGGTTGCACGGTGTTGCCGATGACCGCTTCGGAGGCCGATGCACACAAATATTTCACCGGGAACATCGGTATTGCCGATGGCCGGATCGCTTTTGCCGGTGCCGATCCGCAGCAGGCGGCGGCATTCCGTGCCCGTTGCGGGACATCGCTGCGCGAGATCGACGGCCGCGGCAAGGTGGCGATGCCGGGCCTCGTCAACCTGCACAACCATGTTTCAATGAGCCTGATGCGAAGCTATGCCGACGATATGCCGCTGATGCCGTGGCTCACCGAAAAGATATGGCCGTTCGAGGCGAAGCTCGACGGGGAGGATATCTACCTCGGGGCGCGGCTCGGAATCGCCGAGATGCTGCTGGGCGGCACGACCACGTTCGTCGATATGTACTGGCATTCCGACCGGGTGGCGGATGCCGTGACCGAAACCGGGATCCGGGGTGTGGTCTGTCCGACTTTCGTCGGGGCCAGTTATGATGCGTTCGAACCCGAAGCGCTGCGCATGGCCGAAAAGTACGCTTCAGGGGGACACGACCGGGTGCAGATCATGCTCGCCCCGCATGCCCCTTATACCTGTCCGCCGGAAACGCTGAAAAAGACGCTGAAGATTGCCGAACAATACGGCCTCGGCATCCAGATCCACATCAGCGAAACGCTTGACGAACAGCAGACGATCCGCGAGCAGTACGGCAAGACGCCGGTCGAGCACCTGCGTGACGTGGGCCTGTTCGAACGGCCCGTACTGGCCGCGCACTGTGTCTATGTCAACGATTCGGACATTGAGATTATGGCCCGCTACGGGGTTTCGGTCGCTCATAATCCTCAAAGCAATATGAAACTTGCGAGCGGTATTGCGCCGGTCGTGCAGATGCTTGCCGCCGGGGTGAACGTGGGAATCGGTACCGACGGTCCTTCGTCGAACAACGACCTCGATATGTGGGAGGAGATGCGAACCGCATCGTTGTTGCAAAAGGTGGCGACCGCCGATCCTTGTTCGCTGTCGGCTTACCGGACGTTGCAGATGGCTACCGTTCACGGTGCGAAGGCGATCGGCCGGGAGGGCGAACTGGGCGTAATCGTTCCGGGTGCGCTTGCCGACCTGCTGCTCGTGGATATGGAGCGACCGCACCTTTCGCCGCGCAACGACCTGATCGCGAACCTGGCCTATTGTGGTAAGGCGTCCGATGTCGATACGGTGTTTGTCGGCGGCGAAATCGTGGTCGAAGGCGGCAGGTTGCTGACCTCAGATGTGCGTGCCCTGTGCCGCGAGGCCGGGGAGCGCGTGGCCGAGATTAAACAACGAGGATAA
- a CDS encoding DUF4468 domain-containing protein has product MKKILFFILVFTSNLCFAQIEVQKEELLEHQGIVTVSGKSANAIYDQLKIWAVTQFPNDSAVQLDDKENGKLILKGEQSFSFKAGIGHVPGRVHFTLTMEVKDDRYRYTYVITDITSDMDNGASMLPSLKRHPNNGRVKTVMNTIKDSLNDLVQKSYRSFDTSSDANW; this is encoded by the coding sequence ATGAAAAAAATTCTGTTTTTTATACTGGTATTTACAAGTAATTTGTGTTTTGCCCAGATTGAAGTCCAGAAAGAGGAATTACTCGAACATCAGGGGATAGTGACTGTTAGCGGGAAAAGTGCGAATGCAATTTACGATCAGCTTAAAATATGGGCTGTGACTCAATTCCCTAATGACAGTGCTGTACAGCTAGACGATAAAGAGAACGGCAAATTGATACTTAAGGGAGAGCAAAGTTTTTCATTCAAAGCGGGGATCGGGCATGTCCCCGGACGTGTCCACTTCACACTTACGATGGAGGTGAAAGACGACCGTTATCGGTATACTTATGTGATTACCGATATAACGAGCGATATGGATAATGGGGCTTCGATGCTTCCGTCCCTGAAGCGCCATCCCAATAATGGCAGGGTTAAAACTGTTATGAATACGATAAAAGATTCTTTGAATGATTTGGTACAGAAATCTTATCGTTCATTTGATACTTCCTCGGACGCAAATTGGTAA
- the meaB gene encoding methylmalonyl Co-A mutase-associated GTPase MeaB, translating to MKHYEDIHCKEHDDSALKVNEGVVQPPIVNPYFQRRKRHTLSTDDYIKGIREGNITILAQAITLVESLLPEHYAQAQEIIERCLPYSGNSVRIGITGVPGAGKSTFIEAVGEIVASLGHKLSVLAIDPSSERSGGSILGDKTRMEQLVHNPSVFIRPSPSAGSLGGVARKTRESIILCEAAGFDVIFIETVGVGQSETAVHSMVDLFLLIQIAGAGDELQGIKRGIMEMADMIAINKCDSGNQQRAELAKRHFLNALNLFPMPDSGWRPRVYTCSATEGNGLSDIWNGIEDFLKFTKQNGYYQRNRHRQAKYWMYETINEALRENFYRNPQVEAHLKENEELVLSDKKSSFIAARDLLNDYFDSLKK from the coding sequence ATGAAACACTACGAAGATATCCACTGCAAAGAGCATGACGACAGCGCGCTGAAAGTCAACGAAGGCGTCGTGCAACCGCCGATCGTAAATCCGTATTTCCAGCGCCGCAAACGTCATACGCTCTCCACCGACGACTACATCAAAGGCATCCGCGAGGGCAACATCACGATCCTCGCGCAGGCGATCACACTGGTCGAGAGCCTGCTGCCCGAACACTACGCGCAGGCGCAGGAGATCATCGAACGCTGCCTGCCGTACAGCGGCAACTCGGTACGCATCGGCATCACGGGGGTTCCGGGCGCCGGAAAATCGACCTTTATCGAAGCGGTCGGCGAAATAGTCGCATCACTGGGCCACAAACTCTCAGTGCTGGCTATCGACCCCAGTTCGGAACGCAGCGGCGGCTCGATCCTCGGCGACAAGACCCGCATGGAGCAGCTCGTGCACAACCCGTCGGTCTTCATCCGCCCCTCCCCGTCGGCAGGATCGCTCGGCGGCGTGGCGCGCAAAACGCGCGAAAGCATTATCCTGTGCGAAGCGGCCGGGTTCGACGTGATTTTCATCGAGACGGTCGGTGTCGGCCAGTCCGAAACGGCCGTCCATTCGATGGTCGACCTCTTCCTGCTGATCCAAATCGCAGGAGCCGGGGACGAATTGCAGGGAATCAAACGCGGCATTATGGAGATGGCCGACATGATCGCGATCAACAAGTGCGACAGTGGCAACCAGCAGCGCGCAGAGCTGGCCAAGCGCCACTTCCTCAATGCGCTGAACCTCTTTCCGATGCCCGATTCGGGATGGCGTCCGCGGGTGTATACCTGCTCGGCCACCGAAGGCAACGGGCTCTCCGATATCTGGAACGGCATCGAGGACTTCCTGAAGTTCACGAAGCAGAACGGCTACTACCAGCGCAACCGCCACCGGCAGGCCAAATACTGGATGTACGAAACGATCAACGAGGCACTGCGTGAAAACTTTTACCGCAACCCGCAGGTCGAAGCGCATCTCAAGGAAAATGAAGAGTTGGTCCTTTCGGATAAAAAGAGTTCGTTCATCGCCGCGCGCGACCTGCTGAACGACTATTTCGACAGCCTGAAAAAATAA
- a CDS encoding MATE family efflux transporter, whose product MNRKILALAIPNIISNITVPLVGMVDMAIVGHLGVDSLIGAMAIGVAIFNFIYWNFAFLRMGTSGLVAQAYGARDFREVGSVFVRSVSVALAVALLLLIARYGVGHLAFRMMDGTPETMREAAEYFYVRLWAAPATLSLFAFQGWFIGMQNSRFPMYISIIVNLLNVAFGFWFVYGLHWGIAGVAWGTVVAQYGGLATASALWLVYYRRFIGYVDLRTSFNMRPMLRFFRVNRDIFLRTACIVVVYTFFTSASSGMGDVMLAVNALLMQLFTLFSYMMDGFAFAAESLIGRYVGARNPAMVRRALHSLLLWSGGAALCYVGIYAFFWRDLLGLFTSSEAILSGASHYILWVIAVPLVGFAPFLVDGALIGATATRVMRNSVFLSMVAFFATYYALRVAAGNNALWLAFMVFLVLRGVLQYFMTGRLRRF is encoded by the coding sequence ATGAACCGGAAGATTCTCGCACTGGCGATTCCCAATATTATTTCGAACATTACCGTGCCGTTGGTGGGCATGGTCGATATGGCCATCGTCGGCCACCTGGGGGTCGATTCGCTGATCGGCGCGATGGCCATCGGCGTGGCCATCTTCAACTTCATCTACTGGAATTTCGCCTTCCTGCGCATGGGAACCAGCGGGCTCGTGGCGCAGGCCTACGGTGCGCGCGATTTCCGCGAAGTGGGCTCGGTGTTCGTCCGTTCGGTAAGCGTTGCGCTTGCCGTTGCGCTGTTGCTGCTCATTGCCCGTTACGGGGTGGGGCACCTCGCTTTCCGGATGATGGACGGTACTCCGGAGACGATGCGCGAGGCGGCCGAGTATTTCTATGTGCGGCTGTGGGCCGCGCCCGCTACGCTGTCGCTCTTCGCGTTCCAGGGTTGGTTTATCGGCATGCAGAATTCGCGTTTCCCGATGTACATTTCGATCATCGTCAACCTGCTGAACGTCGCGTTCGGGTTCTGGTTCGTCTACGGCCTGCACTGGGGGATCGCGGGCGTCGCATGGGGTACGGTCGTGGCGCAGTACGGCGGCCTGGCTACCGCTTCGGCGCTGTGGCTGGTCTATTACCGCCGTTTCATCGGATATGTCGACCTTCGTACGAGTTTCAATATGCGGCCGATGCTGCGGTTTTTCCGCGTCAACCGCGATATTTTCCTGCGCACGGCCTGTATCGTCGTAGTCTATACTTTCTTTACGTCCGCATCGTCGGGTATGGGCGATGTGATGCTTGCGGTCAATGCGCTGCTGATGCAGCTCTTCACGCTCTTTTCGTACATGATGGACGGCTTCGCATTTGCGGCCGAATCGCTGATCGGGCGCTATGTCGGCGCCCGGAACCCGGCGATGGTCCGGCGCGCGTTGCACAGCCTGCTGCTGTGGAGCGGGGGTGCGGCGCTTTGCTATGTCGGGATATACGCTTTTTTCTGGCGCGATCTGTTGGGGCTTTTCACCTCGTCGGAGGCGATTCTGTCGGGAGCTTCGCATTACATACTTTGGGTGATTGCCGTGCCGCTGGTCGGTTTCGCCCCATTTTTGGTAGACGGTGCGCTGATCGGCGCGACCGCTACGCGGGTAATGCGCAATTCGGTTTTCCTTTCGATGGTGGCCTTCTTCGCCACCTATTATGCGTTGCGCGTTGCGGCGGGCAACAATGCGCTGTGGCTCGCCTTCATGGTTTTCCTCGTATTGCGGGGCGTGCTCCAGTACTTCATGACCGGGCGGCTCAGGCGGTTCTGA
- a CDS encoding DUF4838 domain-containing protein: protein MKTKLSLIGVLASLLLGACSKSIVLNDYVIVKPAAATATEAKAASELQKYLFEISGAELPVVSDTAPPTDREILIGITNRLRDDSLARFGEDGFVIRTDGKRLAIYGGPRHGALYGVYTLLEKYFGCRKYTAEPVAVPHTAKLRIGVPLDDEQIPQITSRYTYTMPYDSLYLDWHKLNHELDCRISEFGLFVHTFNTLLPPEKYYAQHPEYYAMVKGRRVATQPCLSNPQVLEIVCDELSRRIAANPEAKYWSVSANDNYGYCTCPECAKIDAEEESPAGSVVRFANKVAARFPNKTISTLGYLYSRKAPKTKPAPNVNIMFCSIECDRHMPIADDPGSADFRRDMEAWAALTDNIFVWDYCGSFKELQMPTPGFGVMQSNIQYFVRNGVKIFFEQCSGPMGSEFHQLRGYLAAKLLWDPELDFDATMNDFLNGYYGAAGPIIREYIDLLRQNREASGEPFGIFNYTTDFAGSWLAPDKLRGYLAILDRAEAAVAGDTTLLRRVHYTRQPVQFAQLELSRTDPYGPEGYLEEVGGHWQVKREWLDKLHDFVTSCKLNGVKNVCEWHNEPDSYLRQVLRSAQVEQVDNLAFGKPVRASVPVAENRNPQGQGTQLLTDGVRGTEIYRSQWLGYYQPEVDFYIDLDTVQPVYHVDASFLQILWESAFLPESVEVYTSTDGKRYQTVGRQTNTVLREPFFGIKQFDCDFAPRPVRYVRVRVKAMELCPAWHYYAGDDALFFIDEIVVRKADY from the coding sequence ATGAAAACCAAACTCTCCCTAATCGGCGTGCTGGCATCGCTGCTGCTCGGCGCCTGTTCGAAAAGCATCGTACTGAACGATTATGTAATCGTCAAACCCGCCGCCGCAACGGCCACCGAAGCGAAAGCCGCATCGGAACTGCAAAAATACCTGTTCGAAATTTCCGGGGCCGAACTGCCTGTCGTTTCCGACACCGCACCGCCGACCGACCGGGAGATACTGATCGGAATCACCAACCGCCTCCGGGACGACTCGCTCGCACGCTTCGGCGAGGACGGATTCGTGATCCGCACCGACGGAAAGCGGCTCGCGATTTACGGCGGCCCGCGCCACGGGGCGCTCTACGGCGTTTACACACTGCTGGAAAAGTATTTCGGCTGCCGCAAATACACCGCCGAACCGGTCGCGGTGCCGCACACCGCAAAGCTGAGGATCGGCGTGCCGCTCGACGACGAACAGATTCCGCAGATCACCTCGCGTTACACCTATACGATGCCGTATGATTCGCTCTACCTCGACTGGCACAAACTCAACCACGAACTCGACTGCCGCATCTCGGAATTCGGGCTTTTCGTCCACACGTTCAACACGCTGCTGCCTCCCGAGAAATACTACGCGCAGCACCCCGAATACTATGCGATGGTCAAAGGCCGGCGGGTCGCCACGCAACCCTGCCTGTCGAACCCGCAGGTGCTCGAAATCGTCTGCGACGAACTCTCGCGGCGGATCGCGGCGAACCCCGAAGCGAAATACTGGTCGGTCAGCGCGAACGACAACTACGGCTACTGTACCTGTCCCGAATGTGCCAAAATAGATGCCGAAGAGGAGAGCCCGGCCGGGTCGGTCGTCCGTTTCGCAAACAAAGTGGCCGCACGTTTCCCCAACAAAACGATCTCGACGCTGGGTTACCTCTACTCGCGCAAAGCTCCCAAAACCAAACCCGCCCCGAACGTCAACATCATGTTCTGCAGCATCGAGTGCGACCGTCACATGCCTATCGCCGACGATCCGGGCAGCGCCGACTTCCGACGCGACATGGAGGCCTGGGCCGCGCTGACCGACAACATTTTCGTATGGGACTACTGCGGCAGCTTCAAGGAGTTGCAAATGCCGACGCCGGGCTTCGGCGTGATGCAGTCCAACATCCAATATTTCGTCCGAAACGGCGTCAAGATTTTCTTCGAGCAGTGCTCCGGCCCGATGGGCAGCGAGTTCCACCAACTGCGCGGCTATCTGGCCGCGAAACTGCTGTGGGATCCCGAGCTGGACTTCGACGCGACGATGAACGATTTCCTCAACGGCTATTACGGTGCCGCCGGGCCCATCATCCGCGAATATATCGACCTCCTGCGGCAAAACCGGGAAGCATCGGGCGAGCCGTTCGGGATTTTCAACTATACGACCGATTTCGCCGGCAGCTGGCTCGCTCCCGACAAACTGCGCGGCTACCTCGCGATCCTCGACCGGGCCGAAGCGGCCGTGGCGGGCGACACGACACTGCTGCGCCGCGTACACTACACGCGCCAGCCGGTGCAATTCGCCCAGCTCGAACTGAGCCGCACCGATCCTTACGGCCCGGAAGGCTACCTCGAAGAGGTGGGAGGGCACTGGCAGGTCAAACGCGAATGGCTCGACAAACTGCACGATTTCGTGACCTCCTGCAAACTGAACGGCGTGAAGAACGTCTGCGAATGGCACAACGAACCGGACTCCTACCTGCGCCAGGTGCTCCGCAGCGCACAGGTCGAACAGGTCGACAACCTCGCTTTCGGCAAACCGGTCCGGGCCAGCGTCCCGGTCGCGGAAAACCGTAACCCGCAGGGACAGGGCACACAGCTGCTCACCGACGGCGTTCGCGGCACGGAGATCTACCGAAGCCAATGGCTCGGCTACTACCAGCCCGAGGTGGATTTCTATATCGACCTGGACACCGTCCAACCGGTCTACCACGTCGACGCATCGTTCCTGCAAATCCTCTGGGAATCGGCATTCCTGCCCGAAAGCGTCGAGGTATACACTTCCACGGACGGCAAACGGTACCAAACCGTAGGCCGGCAAACCAACACCGTCCTGCGCGAACCGTTTTTCGGCATCAAGCAGTTCGATTGCGATTTCGCACCGCGTCCGGTGCGTTACGTACGTGTCCGGGTCAAAGCGATGGAGCTGTGCCCCGCCTGGCACTACTATGCGGGCGACGACGCCCTGTTTTTCATCGACGAGATCGTCGTGCGCAAAGCCGATTACTGA
- the rpiB gene encoding ribose 5-phosphate isomerase B, with protein sequence MDNNKLGIACDHAGYELKEFLVGYLGSKGYDVYDFGTNSPESVDYPDYAHPLANAIEKGELPRGIALCGSANGITITLNKHQGIRAAICWEPEIAELARKHNDANICSLPARFIDNDTAVKIVETFLNTDFEGGRHQRRIDKIPLCACTAPEQ encoded by the coding sequence ATGGACAACAACAAACTCGGCATCGCCTGCGACCACGCCGGATATGAACTCAAGGAGTTCCTGGTCGGCTACCTCGGCTCGAAAGGGTACGACGTGTATGATTTCGGCACGAACAGTCCCGAAAGCGTCGATTATCCGGACTATGCCCACCCGTTGGCCAACGCGATCGAAAAGGGCGAACTGCCCCGGGGCATCGCGCTGTGCGGCAGTGCGAACGGCATCACGATCACGTTGAACAAACACCAAGGCATCCGGGCGGCCATCTGTTGGGAGCCCGAAATCGCCGAGCTGGCCCGCAAACACAACGATGCGAATATCTGCTCGCTGCCGGCCCGCTTTATCGACAACGATACGGCCGTGAAAATCGTCGAAACCTTCCTCAACACCGACTTCGAAGGAGGACGCCACCAACGCCGCATCGACAAAATTCCGCTCTGCGCCTGCACCGCACCTGAGCAATAG
- the hisIE gene encoding bifunctional phosphoribosyl-AMP cyclohydrolase/phosphoribosyl-ATP diphosphatase HisIE, with protein MIKFSELDTTKNCEGMVPAIIQDDNTLQVLMLGYMNAEAYEKTVSTGKVTFYSRTRQCLWTKGETSGHFLTVKSIAKDCDNDTLLIRAIPAGAVCHTGSKTCFNGRETEGFIKELQSVIQGRHREMPEGSYTTKLFTKGVNKIAQKVGEEAVETVIEAIDGNNERLVYEASDLIYHLLVLLENQGLSLTDIEEELTRRHK; from the coding sequence ATGATAAAATTCAGCGAATTAGACACGACGAAAAACTGCGAGGGCATGGTTCCCGCAATCATCCAGGACGACAACACCCTGCAGGTGCTGATGCTCGGCTACATGAACGCCGAAGCCTATGAGAAAACCGTCTCCACCGGCAAGGTGACTTTCTACAGCCGTACCCGCCAGTGCCTTTGGACAAAGGGCGAAACGAGCGGCCACTTCCTCACGGTAAAAAGCATCGCCAAAGACTGCGACAACGACACGCTGCTGATCCGTGCAATTCCCGCCGGAGCGGTCTGCCACACCGGCAGCAAAACCTGCTTCAACGGCCGGGAGACCGAAGGGTTCATCAAAGAGCTGCAAAGCGTGATCCAGGGCCGCCACCGGGAGATGCCGGAAGGCTCCTACACGACCAAGCTCTTCACCAAAGGCGTGAACAAGATCGCGCAGAAGGTGGGCGAAGAGGCCGTCGAGACGGTAATCGAAGCGATCGACGGCAACAACGAACGGCTCGTGTACGAGGCTTCCGACCTGATCTACCACCTGCTCGTGCTGCTCGAAAACCAGGGGCTTTCGCTTACCGACATCGAAGAGGAACTCACCCGCCGACACAAATAA